The genomic segment TTATGGATTCAAAACAGTGGCTATTAATAATGCCTGTATTACTAAATGTAAAGAATACCTTGGCAATTCAGATGTATTAATTGATGCGGCTATTAGTTTCCCACTTGGGCAATGTTCATTAGATACTAAACTATTTGAAACGAAAGATGCTATTGCTAAAGGTGCAAAAGAAGTTGATTATGTTATCAACATCGGTGAACTAAAAAATGGCAACTACCTTTACATTGAAAAAGAAATGCAGGCCATCGTAGAGATTTGTAAAAATGCAAATGTAGTATCCAAAGTCATCTTTGAAAACTGTTATCTTACTGATGATGAAAAACGTAAACTCTGTGAAATTGCTTTAAAGGTCAAACCTAACTATATTAAAACTTCAACAGGATTTGGTACTGGTGGTGCTACTGTCGAAGATGTTCAATTGATGAAGTCCATGGTAGGAGATGAGATCAAAATAAAAGCGTCAGGTGGCGTAAGAAGCCTAGAACAAGCCATGGCTATGATTGAAGCTGGAGCAAGTCGTATTGGAACCAGTAAAGGCATCCAAATTATGGATGAGTATATTGAAGTAAATAATAACATGTAAACTAATTTTTAGGAGGTATGAAAATGAATTATAAACATTTTTCTAAAGTAGAAGAAGCTTTATCCGTCATTGGATTAGGAACTTGGCAATTTGCAGGTGCTGGTGATTGGCCTGAATTTAATAAAGAGGATGCTATTCGTATTATTCATGAAGCCATTGATTCAGGCATCAATTTTATAGATACGGCTCCTGTTTATGGCTTAGGTCATTCAGAAAAAGTTGTGGGTGAGGCCATCAAGAATAAAAGAGATCAGGTTTTTCTTGCAACTAAATGTGGTTTAGTTTGGGATGATCAGAACAGAGTAACCAATAACTTAAAAGCTGACAGCCTTAATGAGGAAATTGATGCAAGTTTAAAAAGATTACATGTGGATCACATTGATCTCTATCAAATCCACTGGCCTGATCCTAATACAGATATTAGAGAAACCATGGAAGCATTGAGAAGCATTCAAGAGCAAGGTAAAATTAAATATATTGGTGTAAGTAACTTTTCTGAAGAGATGATGAAAGAAGCTATGACTATTGCTGATGTTGTTTCTCACCAAGGTTTATATAACATGTTAGAGCAAAATGCAACTTCTTATCATAATATTCCTTTACAGTATAGAGTTAAGGATTCTTTATTGAATTTCTTAGACAATAATGGTCAGTTCTTCTTACCATATAGTCCTTTAATGCAAGGATTATTAGCAGGAAAAACAGAGTTTGATAAGGGTGCTGTAAGTTCTAACCCAGAGCTACAAAATGGTCAATTAGATAAGCATTTAGAAACGATTAAGGGCATTGGAACAATCATTGATAAACCTATTCATGAGATAGCCCTTAACTGGCTTGTTTCACAAAAAACTGTTGGACCAGTTATCGCTGGTTGCACTAAATCAAGACATCTTCACTCTAATCTATCAGCATTGAATTGGACTATGGATGAAGAGATGATGAATGAACTAAATAATTTAATATAAAGAATAAACAGGGTTTGCTAAAGCATTCCCTGTTTTTACTTATATTATTTTCCTAAAAACTCTAAATTAATTTGATGCATCCGTTCTGTCCACGAGGTAGAAAAGTTGATTTTTTCATTTGATTGTACTTTCTTCAAATAATCTAGGTTGATGGCTATAATCTCTCGGTCCATAGGTTCTGTGTGTCCAGTTACTACATGCTTAATATCTCGCTGTCTATACGCTTCCAATGTTCTGATGTAGGTATTCATATTGTTCCAGCATATATAAGTAGGAAGTGGATTATCGATATTATCACCTGCAAATAACGTCTGATCAACACTGTCATAAAGTGATGCCGAA from the Vallitalea okinawensis genome contains:
- the deoC gene encoding deoxyribose-phosphate aldolase — encoded protein: MRLLTQEQLAKMIDQTELSPCITDDALQQHCEKSKAYGFKTVAINNACITKCKEYLGNSDVLIDAAISFPLGQCSLDTKLFETKDAIAKGAKEVDYVINIGELKNGNYLYIEKEMQAIVEICKNANVVSKVIFENCYLTDDEKRKLCEIALKVKPNYIKTSTGFGTGGATVEDVQLMKSMVGDEIKIKASGGVRSLEQAMAMIEAGASRIGTSKGIQIMDEYIEVNNNM
- a CDS encoding aldo/keto reductase, with translation MNYKHFSKVEEALSVIGLGTWQFAGAGDWPEFNKEDAIRIIHEAIDSGINFIDTAPVYGLGHSEKVVGEAIKNKRDQVFLATKCGLVWDDQNRVTNNLKADSLNEEIDASLKRLHVDHIDLYQIHWPDPNTDIRETMEALRSIQEQGKIKYIGVSNFSEEMMKEAMTIADVVSHQGLYNMLEQNATSYHNIPLQYRVKDSLLNFLDNNGQFFLPYSPLMQGLLAGKTEFDKGAVSSNPELQNGQLDKHLETIKGIGTIIDKPIHEIALNWLVSQKTVGPVIAGCTKSRHLHSNLSALNWTMDEEMMNELNNLI